A single Nostoc sp. PCC 7107 DNA region contains:
- a CDS encoding response regulator codes for MKILIVEDDTNIIEILRVALSEKYYLVEVAPNGKKGLEQALATAYDLIVLDVSLSIIDGISIYQHLRNQGCHIPILLLTGKANIAKTITVLDAGADDYVLEPFNLEELLSKIRALLRRGMISRTPIIEFGALHLDPSSCQITYQGKILPLTAKEYALLELLLRNSQRIFSQSSLLEHLWSLNEIPSENTVRAYIKSLRSKLRKVGAKADLIETVYGFGYRLNTKELEVGNVQPKIMGTEKLIHSRKADEESEDRLLPTTHSSIEQRIKSQLAGVWERYQNKYRDRLAIIKQAVKYLLENKLTEDLRQQAQQQAHTLAGSLGTFGFDNATCLCQNIEKILKSTETLSQTQAEEIQILLLELQKILEQNPTLIPPQLDVQTAYLNQEYRLLIVDDDLELAQQVAAEATIAGIETVVAESISTARLAIACSRPDIVLLDLCFPQSPEDGFALLAELTALHPPIPVLVFTSQDSFAERVKVARMGGKGFLQKPVFPSEIMEAIASILQQSNTSSAKLLIVDDDPQILDILRTILQPWGFTLTLLDDPQNFWDTLEEFIPDMLILDLEMPNFSGIDLCQVVRNDPHWSNLPILFLSAHRDTQVVQRVFAAGADDYVTKPIVEPELLARVLCRLERSQIIRKFAEIDALTGITNRRKSAQELTRLLHLAERQSQPFYFVVLDLDRFKYINDQYGHDAGDQVLSQLGKLLKQSFRQEDVVARWGGEEFVIGLYGITQQQVVKRLNHLLDALRRLEFTTSNQENFTVTISGGVAEYPKDGHDVQTLYRAADTALYQAKAAGRDQIFLLTMN; via the coding sequence GTGAAAATTCTAATAGTAGAAGATGATACAAATATCATTGAAATACTGAGGGTAGCACTTTCAGAGAAATATTATTTGGTGGAGGTAGCACCTAATGGTAAAAAAGGTTTAGAGCAAGCTTTAGCAACTGCCTACGATTTAATTGTGCTGGATGTGAGTTTGTCGATAATTGACGGTATAAGTATTTACCAACATCTACGCAATCAAGGTTGTCATATACCAATTTTATTACTAACAGGGAAAGCTAATATTGCTAAAACAATTACTGTGTTAGATGCTGGAGCAGATGATTATGTACTTGAGCCATTTAATTTAGAGGAATTATTGTCAAAAATACGGGCTTTGTTACGTCGAGGTATGATTAGCAGAACACCGATAATTGAATTTGGCGCTTTGCATCTTGATCCTAGTAGCTGTCAAATCACTTATCAGGGAAAAATTCTGCCCCTGACTGCTAAGGAATATGCTCTACTAGAATTGTTATTACGCAATAGTCAGCGCATATTCAGCCAAAGCTCCTTGCTAGAGCATTTATGGTCGTTGAATGAAATTCCTTCAGAAAATACTGTGAGAGCGTACATTAAGAGTTTGCGTTCTAAACTGAGAAAGGTAGGAGCAAAGGCTGATTTGATTGAAACAGTTTACGGATTTGGTTATCGCCTCAATACCAAAGAGTTAGAAGTTGGTAATGTCCAGCCAAAAATCATGGGGACAGAAAAGCTAATACATAGCAGAAAAGCTGATGAGGAAAGTGAAGATCGCCTATTACCCACAACTCATTCTTCCATAGAACAGCGTATCAAGTCTCAACTTGCTGGAGTGTGGGAGCGTTATCAAAATAAATATAGAGATCGCCTGGCGATCATCAAGCAAGCTGTTAAATATTTGCTAGAAAATAAGTTAACTGAAGATTTGCGACAACAAGCACAACAACAAGCCCATACTTTAGCTGGTTCCTTGGGGACTTTTGGCTTTGATAATGCGACTTGCTTGTGTCAAAACATAGAAAAAATTTTAAAATCAACCGAAACACTAAGTCAAACCCAAGCAGAAGAAATACAAATACTGCTGCTGGAGTTACAAAAAATATTAGAGCAAAATCCGACATTAATTCCGCCACAATTAGATGTTCAAACTGCATATCTCAACCAAGAATATCGCCTGTTAATCGTTGATGATGATCTGGAATTAGCGCAACAAGTAGCAGCAGAAGCAACTATTGCCGGAATTGAAACTGTAGTAGCTGAGAGTATCTCTACGGCTAGGTTAGCGATCGCTTGCTCTCGACCCGATATAGTATTGTTAGATTTATGCTTTCCCCAATCTCCTGAAGATGGCTTTGCATTACTCGCAGAACTGACAGCCCTGCATCCTCCTATACCTGTATTAGTATTTACATCTCAAGATAGTTTTGCCGAACGGGTAAAGGTAGCAAGAATGGGCGGTAAAGGCTTCTTACAAAAGCCTGTTTTTCCATCAGAGATTATGGAAGCGATCGCTTCCATTCTGCAACAATCCAATACATCATCAGCCAAACTTTTGATTGTAGATGATGACCCGCAAATACTCGATATTCTGCGGACAATTTTACAGCCTTGGGGATTTACCCTGACTCTGTTAGACGATCCTCAAAATTTCTGGGATACCTTAGAAGAATTTATTCCCGATATGCTGATTTTAGATTTGGAAATGCCTAACTTCAGTGGCATCGATTTGTGTCAAGTTGTCAGAAATGATCCGCATTGGAGCAATTTACCTATATTATTTTTATCAGCACACAGAGACACTCAGGTAGTGCAGAGAGTGTTTGCGGCTGGTGCTGATGATTATGTTACGAAACCCATTGTCGAACCAGAATTATTGGCGCGTGTTCTTTGTCGTTTAGAACGCAGCCAAATTATCCGCAAATTTGCAGAAATTGACGCTTTAACGGGAATTACCAATCGACGTAAATCTGCCCAAGAACTAACTCGATTGCTGCATCTTGCAGAACGTCAAAGTCAACCATTTTATTTTGTAGTTTTAGACTTAGACCGTTTTAAATATATTAATGACCAATATGGTCATGATGCTGGCGATCAAGTTTTAAGCCAATTGGGAAAACTCTTAAAGCAATCATTCCGTCAGGAAGATGTAGTGGCGCGTTGGGGTGGGGAAGAATTTGTCATTGGACTGTACGGGATTACCCAACAACAGGTGGTGAAGCGACTCAATCATTTGCTGGATGCTCTGCGTCGCTTAGAATTTACAACTAGCAATCAAGAAAATTTCACTGTTACCATCAGTGGTGGAGTGGCGGAGTATCCCAAAGATGGCCATGATGTGCAAACGTTGTATCGCGCTGCTGATACTGCTTTGTACCAAGCTAAAGCCGCAGGGCGTGATCAGATATTTTTGTTGACGATGAATTAA
- a CDS encoding response regulator: MTKRILVIDDEDSVLEIVQISLESAANWDVITASSGSTGIEIAVSEQPDAIILDLVMPEMDGLTTFKKLQDNIATSHIPTVLLTAKAQMSKQAEFRNLGVSGVIIKPFMPLDLFDNICQILNWT, encoded by the coding sequence ATGACAAAACGAATTCTAGTTATTGATGATGAAGATAGCGTGCTGGAGATTGTGCAAATCTCCCTAGAGTCAGCAGCAAATTGGGATGTAATCACAGCATCTTCAGGTAGTACAGGTATAGAAATTGCCGTATCTGAGCAACCGGATGCGATTATACTAGATTTAGTGATGCCAGAAATGGATGGACTGACTACATTTAAAAAACTTCAAGATAATATTGCAACTAGCCATATTCCTACTGTTTTACTAACAGCAAAAGCCCAGATGAGCAAACAAGCAGAATTTCGTAACTTGGGAGTATCTGGAGTCATCATCAAACCATTTATGCCTTTAGATTTATTCGATAACATTTGCCAAATTCTCAACTGGACGTAG
- a CDS encoding phosphodiester glycosidase family protein translates to MWIKKIFLLSILSITINLLLACKEDTANSSTKAAKTCPGENPQFSIEFFKANNQGQKLAKGINHVIIFNPKSPKLDFKVNVGLSHKLYAKDKQGKFIRNYIPKQFNEIITDANSQLNGQRPLAAINADYIGTDDKPQGLNISRGVEYSGAFKNRRSSFGISGGRPQERIATLQAGRRSNNILNYNLVGGNGRFYRQGKFKDICQDLGEFACKQVTNRSMVATTSKGYVILLVNDLKANSAIEVSPVNQELLPDMFDDVLAGIARNNCLGKIQEGMLFDGGGSPGLYYNGKIYLENGGAIGSVFLIYKTSN, encoded by the coding sequence ATGTGGATCAAAAAAATATTTCTCTTATCTATATTGAGCATTACGATAAATTTGTTATTAGCTTGTAAAGAAGATACTGCGAATTCATCAACAAAAGCAGCAAAAACCTGTCCCGGTGAAAATCCACAATTCAGTATTGAATTTTTCAAAGCTAATAATCAAGGTCAGAAATTAGCCAAAGGCATTAATCATGTAATTATTTTTAATCCTAAATCACCAAAATTAGATTTCAAAGTTAATGTAGGTTTATCTCATAAACTTTATGCTAAAGACAAACAGGGAAAATTTATCAGAAATTATATACCAAAGCAATTTAATGAAATTATTACTGATGCAAATTCTCAGTTAAATGGCCAACGACCTCTAGCCGCAATTAATGCTGACTATATAGGCACCGATGATAAACCACAAGGCTTAAATATTTCTCGCGGAGTTGAATATTCTGGCGCATTTAAAAATCGGCGTTCTTCTTTTGGGATTTCTGGAGGGAGACCCCAAGAGCGAATAGCTACACTTCAGGCGGGAAGAAGAAGTAACAATATTCTAAATTACAATTTGGTTGGTGGTAATGGCAGATTTTATCGTCAAGGTAAATTTAAAGATATCTGTCAAGATTTAGGAGAATTTGCCTGTAAGCAAGTGACGAATCGTTCTATGGTGGCGACAACGAGTAAAGGTTATGTAATTTTATTAGTGAATGACTTAAAAGCTAATTCAGCTATTGAAGTTTCTCCAGTAAATCAAGAGTTACTACCAGATATGTTTGATGATGTTTTAGCTGGAATTGCCCGTAATAACTGTTTAGGTAAAATTCAAGAAGGAATGTTATTTGATGGCGGTGGTTCTCCTGGGTTATATTACAACGGAAAAATCTATCTAGAAAATGGCGGCGCAATTGGTTCTGTGTTTTTAATTTACAAAACATCTAATTAA